Proteins co-encoded in one Candidatus Thiodictyon syntrophicum genomic window:
- a CDS encoding Crp/Fnr family transcriptional regulator: MTGNQCANNAPPTASPGPNPAQSVPNTADELTLLRDMPIFGAVPDQALAYLNARAERVAMPAGHWFFRQGDRGETMYVLRSGRVEIHRALGERAEVIGRLGPGDCFGEMALIDLYPRSAGVRAAEDCVALGLSNALLYQLYAADPEPFTLIMMNLARELSRRLRRTEAMLFKHHGPLPHPERHPTGTPSEIPYV; the protein is encoded by the coding sequence ATGACCGGGAACCAGTGCGCGAACAACGCCCCGCCGACGGCATCGCCAGGCCCCAACCCTGCCCAGTCAGTCCCGAACACCGCGGACGAACTGACCCTATTGCGCGACATGCCGATCTTCGGCGCCGTCCCGGATCAAGCGCTGGCCTACCTTAACGCGCGGGCCGAGCGCGTGGCGATGCCGGCCGGGCACTGGTTCTTTCGCCAGGGCGACCGGGGCGAGACGATGTATGTCCTGCGCTCCGGGCGGGTCGAGATCCACCGCGCCTTGGGCGAGCGTGCCGAGGTCATCGGGAGACTGGGACCGGGGGACTGCTTTGGTGAGATGGCCCTCATCGATCTCTACCCGCGCAGCGCCGGGGTCCGCGCCGCGGAGGACTGCGTCGCCCTGGGGCTCAGCAACGCGCTGCTCTACCAACTCTACGCGGCGGACCCCGAGCCCTTCACCCTGATCATGATGAACCTGGCGCGGGAACTGAGCCGGCGACTGCGCCGCACCGAGGCCATGCTGTTCAAGCACCATGGACCACTACCGCACCCGGAGCGCCACCCGACGGGGACGCCCAGCGAAATCCCATATGTATAG
- a CDS encoding PH domain-containing protein — translation MSEVRYEAHPRVFRMRPLSTLLVLAIMLAGVLLVGAGRYVSPATLAGLAPGWSAEFFQFLGVVIFALASMRLYAWYAPTRFERFTVTDAALVLSRGFMAKQQMEIKLGAVRGLRIDQNWWQRALYIGDLSVYTGGKAPALVVRGLPEPELIRNLVPGQAAAAASA, via the coding sequence ATGTCCGAGGTCCGTTACGAGGCACACCCGCGAGTATTCCGGATGCGCCCCCTCTCCACCCTGCTCGTGCTGGCGATCATGCTGGCCGGGGTCCTGCTGGTCGGGGCCGGCCGCTACGTTTCTCCGGCGACCCTGGCGGGGCTGGCACCGGGGTGGAGTGCGGAGTTCTTTCAGTTCCTCGGCGTGGTGATCTTCGCCCTGGCCAGTATGCGGCTCTATGCCTGGTACGCCCCCACCCGCTTCGAGCGTTTCACGGTCACGGACGCGGCCCTGGTCTTGAGCAGGGGCTTCATGGCCAAGCAGCAGATGGAGATCAAGCTGGGCGCGGTGCGCGGTCTGCGGATCGACCAGAATTGGTGGCAGCGCGCGCTCTATATCGGCGACCTCAGCGTCTACACCGGCGGCAAGGCCCCGGCCCTGGTGGTCCGCGGGCTGCCCGAGCCTGAGTTGATCCGTAACCTGGTGCCGGGTCAGGCCGCCGCCGCGGCGAGCGCGTGA
- a CDS encoding class 1 fructose-bisphosphatase has product MHNGTTITQFIIEEQRRIAGATGDFTSLLNDIVTACKVISHYVNHGALVGVLGSAGSENIQGETQKKLDILSNEVFIKSNEWAGHLAAMASEEMDEIYPIPAGKPRGKYLLTFDPLDGSSNIDVNVSVGTIFSILRCAGSCQHPSEQDFLQAGTQQVAAGYALYGPSTMMVLTSGNGVNGFTLDQNIGEFILTHPRMQIPADTREFAINVSNMRFWEPPVRRYVQECLDGKEGPRGDDFNMRWIASMVAEVHRILTRGGVFMYPMDSKMKAKDLGGKLRLLYEANPMSFIVEQAGGGSITGTSRIMELQPESLHQRVPVILGSRNEVERILAYHREG; this is encoded by the coding sequence ATGCACAACGGCACGACCATCACCCAGTTCATCATCGAGGAGCAGCGGCGCATCGCCGGGGCCACCGGTGACTTCACCTCGCTCTTGAACGACATCGTCACCGCCTGCAAGGTGATCAGTCACTATGTCAACCACGGCGCCCTGGTGGGGGTGCTGGGCAGCGCGGGCAGCGAGAACATCCAGGGGGAAACCCAGAAAAAGCTCGATATCCTCTCCAACGAGGTCTTCATCAAGTCCAACGAGTGGGCCGGGCACCTGGCGGCCATGGCCTCGGAGGAGATGGACGAGATCTACCCGATCCCGGCCGGCAAGCCCCGCGGCAAGTACCTGCTGACCTTCGACCCCCTGGACGGCTCCTCCAACATCGACGTGAACGTCTCGGTGGGGACCATCTTCTCCATCCTGCGGTGCGCCGGGAGCTGCCAGCATCCGAGCGAGCAGGACTTCCTGCAGGCCGGGACCCAGCAGGTGGCCGCGGGCTACGCGCTCTACGGGCCCTCGACCATGATGGTGCTGACCTCCGGCAACGGGGTGAACGGCTTTACCCTGGACCAGAATATCGGGGAGTTCATCCTCACCCACCCGCGGATGCAGATCCCGGCGGACACCCGGGAGTTCGCCATCAATGTCTCGAACATGCGCTTCTGGGAGCCGCCGGTGCGCCGCTACGTCCAGGAGTGCCTGGACGGCAAGGAGGGCCCGCGCGGGGACGATTTCAACATGCGCTGGATCGCCTCCATGGTGGCGGAGGTGCACCGTATCCTGACACGCGGCGGGGTCTTCATGTACCCCATGGACTCCAAGATGAAGGCCAAGGACTTAGGCGGGAAGCTGCGCCTGCTCTACGAGGCCAACCCCATGTCCTTCATCGTGGAGCAGGCCGGCGGCGGTTCCATTACCGGGACCTCGCGCATCATGGAACTGCAGCCGGAGTCACTGCACCAGCGGGTGCCGGTCATCCTGGGCTCGCGCAACGAGGTGGAGCGCATCCTCGCCTATCACCGCGAGGGGTGA
- a CDS encoding DUF1778 domain-containing protein encodes MDPTTAPTASTRINLRTSPQAKALIERAAALMGTSVSGFMLHNAYEAARCIVADNDNLVLSQTAFDAFIAACEDPAEPNEALRALMARR; translated from the coding sequence ATGGATCCCACCACCGCACCGACCGCATCCACCCGCATCAACCTGCGCACCAGCCCGCAGGCCAAGGCCCTGATCGAGCGTGCCGCGGCGCTGATGGGGACCAGCGTCTCCGGCTTCATGCTGCACAACGCCTACGAGGCCGCCCGGTGCATCGTCGCCGACAACGACAACCTGGTGCTGTCCCAGACGGCCTTCGACGCCTTCATCGCCGCCTGCGAAGACCCCGCGGAGCCCAACGAGGCACTGCGCGCCTTGATGGCGCGGCGCTGA
- a CDS encoding DNA methyltransferase, translating into MNIHDVLKSRREQLGLSLRATAGRCGVDPAHLSRVESGSTPPSDALIERLADALAVPLDELLLVAGRVPPSLRRLVEKDPHQVAAALSDLAGMMVAEPGESYGGPVLGGPTQRAIEDGFPFEYLSDIAEVESWRKEVWRPVYHTHKWWAQRLGSVFRAVILGCATPRGTAVMDLYASAVKLPGPVIFDPFMGSGTTVGEAHKLGCTVIGRDINPVAWRAVRTALAPIDRTRLMALFAELEATIGPEIRALHTSRDSAGAPCEVLYLFWVKQLDCPDCGAAVDLFSSRVFAKHAYVKKFPTVQLVCPRCGDIFAADFTQTRATCPACRKGFDPHVGPAAGAQADCGGCGARFAIAKTARARGEPPRHRLYAKLVLRADGTKEYLQATPEDEDAYAAAGARLRELALPSPRVAIQTGYNTRQVLNYGYTRWDQFFNDRQLLGIGLLSRAIGDLPAGAERDALFVLLSGVLEFNNLFASYKGEGTGAVRHMFSHHVLKPERTPIEANLWGTSKSSGSFLNLFQSRLLRAVDYKAAPFELALDDTGGKKAGRKLFGKSRPMGVPVLDAWPEAGMAAGAVYLSCGDSAATDIPDRTVDAVVTDPPFYDNVHYSELADFFHVWQRLWFGETGHCAPDTTRHPGEVQDTESVRFAGKLQGVFAECHRVLKDEGLLVFSYHHSREDGWTSVAAAVLEAGFKLVQTQPVKAEMSVAMPKLAAKSPIDLDVLMVCRKAAADRRPLIAEEVAMESAAAAAGAKVRRFNGTGRRLSLNDVRIVVYSQALVELCAGRRSTDVVTAFEGSLNQCAAISQRLFAGQDEEPRSVPPRVAGLPVQASLF; encoded by the coding sequence ATGAACATCCATGACGTCCTCAAGTCCCGCCGCGAGCAACTCGGCCTGTCGTTGCGCGCGACCGCCGGGCGCTGCGGCGTCGATCCCGCCCACCTGTCGCGGGTAGAGTCCGGCAGCACCCCGCCCTCGGATGCACTGATCGAACGGCTGGCGGACGCACTGGCGGTGCCGCTCGATGAATTGCTCTTGGTTGCCGGCCGGGTCCCGCCGTCCCTGCGGCGCCTGGTGGAGAAGGACCCGCATCAGGTTGCGGCAGCCCTCTCGGACCTGGCGGGCATGATGGTCGCGGAGCCCGGCGAGTCCTACGGCGGCCCCGTGCTGGGCGGCCCGACGCAGCGGGCCATTGAGGACGGCTTTCCCTTTGAGTACCTGAGCGACATTGCGGAGGTCGAGAGTTGGCGCAAGGAGGTCTGGCGGCCGGTCTACCACACCCACAAGTGGTGGGCGCAGCGGCTGGGCAGCGTGTTCCGGGCGGTCATTCTCGGTTGTGCCACGCCCAGGGGTACGGCGGTGATGGACCTGTATGCCAGCGCGGTGAAGTTGCCGGGGCCGGTGATCTTCGATCCCTTCATGGGCAGCGGGACCACGGTCGGGGAGGCGCACAAGCTGGGGTGTACCGTCATCGGCCGGGATATCAATCCGGTCGCCTGGCGCGCGGTGCGCACGGCCCTGGCGCCCATCGACCGGACCCGGCTCATGGCCTTGTTCGCCGAGTTGGAGGCGACTATCGGTCCGGAGATCCGGGCGCTCCATACCAGCCGCGACAGCGCCGGGGCGCCCTGCGAGGTCCTCTATTTGTTCTGGGTCAAGCAACTCGATTGCCCGGACTGCGGTGCGGCGGTGGACCTCTTCTCCTCTCGGGTCTTCGCCAAGCACGCCTATGTGAAGAAGTTTCCGACCGTTCAACTGGTCTGTCCCCGCTGCGGTGACATCTTCGCCGCGGACTTCACCCAGACCCGGGCCACCTGCCCGGCCTGTCGGAAGGGGTTCGATCCCCATGTCGGTCCGGCCGCCGGCGCCCAGGCCGACTGCGGCGGCTGCGGGGCCCGCTTCGCCATCGCGAAGACTGCCCGCGCCCGCGGGGAGCCGCCCCGTCATCGGCTCTATGCCAAGCTGGTCCTGCGCGCTGATGGCACCAAGGAATATCTCCAGGCGACGCCGGAGGACGAGGACGCCTATGCGGCGGCGGGTGCCCGGTTGCGCGAACTGGCCCTGCCGAGCCCGCGGGTGGCGATCCAGACCGGCTACAACACCCGCCAGGTCCTGAATTATGGCTATACGCGCTGGGACCAGTTCTTCAACGACCGCCAACTACTCGGGATCGGGCTGCTGTCGCGGGCGATCGGCGACCTGCCGGCGGGCGCGGAGCGTGACGCGCTCTTCGTGCTGTTGTCGGGCGTGCTGGAGTTCAACAACCTGTTCGCCAGCTACAAGGGCGAGGGCACCGGGGCGGTACGGCACATGTTCTCCCATCATGTCCTGAAGCCGGAGCGGACCCCGATCGAGGCCAACCTCTGGGGCACCAGCAAGTCCTCGGGCTCCTTCCTGAACCTGTTCCAGTCACGGCTCTTACGTGCAGTGGACTACAAGGCGGCACCCTTTGAACTCGCCCTGGACGACACGGGTGGAAAGAAGGCGGGCCGCAAGCTGTTCGGCAAGAGCCGTCCCATGGGCGTGCCGGTGTTGGACGCCTGGCCGGAGGCCGGGATGGCGGCGGGTGCAGTCTATCTCTCCTGCGGGGACTCGGCCGCCACCGATATCCCGGACCGAACGGTGGATGCGGTGGTGACCGATCCGCCCTTCTACGACAACGTCCATTATTCGGAGTTGGCGGACTTCTTTCACGTCTGGCAGCGGCTCTGGTTTGGCGAGACCGGACACTGCGCCCCCGACACGACCCGCCACCCTGGCGAGGTACAGGATACTGAATCGGTACGCTTCGCGGGGAAGCTCCAGGGGGTCTTCGCCGAATGCCACCGGGTGTTGAAGGATGAGGGGCTGCTGGTGTTCTCCTACCACCATTCGCGTGAAGACGGCTGGACCTCGGTGGCGGCGGCGGTCCTGGAGGCCGGTTTCAAGCTGGTCCAGACCCAGCCCGTCAAGGCGGAGATGTCCGTGGCCATGCCCAAGCTTGCGGCCAAGTCGCCCATCGATCTCGACGTGTTGATGGTGTGCCGTAAGGCCGCGGCGGACCGGCGGCCCCTCATCGCGGAGGAGGTTGCGATGGAGTCCGCGGCGGCCGCGGCGGGGGCGAAGGTGCGGCGCTTCAACGGCACCGGGCGGCGGCTGTCACTGAATGATGTCCGGATCGTCGTGTACAGCCAGGCATTGGTGGAACTGTGCGCTGGCCGCCGGTCGACGGACGTAGTGACGGCCTTTGAGGGGTCACTGAACCAATGTGCCGCGATCTCGCAACGACTCTTTGCCGGTCAGGATGAGGAACCCCGCAGCGTCCCGCCGCGGGTAGCCGGGTTGCCCGTCCAGGCTTCGCTGTTCTGA
- a CDS encoding 2OG-Fe(II) oxygenase, producing MLANPTHHRHPYPFFTVEPAFSPALCAHLEGLFDQDLPWRAHGGSFYEVRNCDVTDRLEPDFLAALAARTRTLTGLPLTQRVAVTAQTMEPGQRIGVHTDRPLAGWEIARLVVQFTRDWQEGDGGVLQAHDDEAGTRVCASQAPRFNSVFGFVMHRDSYHSVTETKKHRRVLVCNFWHVGNSLALGDAVQALFARMQFGDLPGLLDADRREAEQSLPEDLTYRALVVATALQRWGLPEGIIRDGYQAAIAPPAAPDTDRAAGVAIALAQWAAQLYVEDFELAQWQRLSLALGPLRPTDNSPLAAFGRVAFPDLWPHHGTDQ from the coding sequence TTGCTCGCCAACCCCACCCACCATCGGCATCCCTACCCCTTCTTCACCGTCGAGCCGGCCTTTTCACCCGCGCTCTGTGCCCATCTGGAGGGGCTCTTCGACCAGGACCTGCCCTGGCGCGCGCACGGCGGTTCGTTCTACGAGGTCCGCAATTGCGACGTGACCGACCGATTGGAACCGGACTTTCTCGCCGCACTGGCCGCGCGCACCCGGACCCTGACCGGGCTGCCGCTCACCCAACGGGTCGCGGTCACCGCGCAGACCATGGAGCCCGGCCAGCGGATCGGGGTCCATACCGACCGACCCTTGGCGGGATGGGAGATCGCCCGCCTCGTGGTGCAATTCACCCGCGATTGGCAGGAGGGGGATGGCGGGGTCCTTCAGGCGCATGACGACGAGGCCGGCACCCGCGTTTGTGCGAGTCAGGCCCCGCGGTTCAACAGCGTCTTCGGCTTCGTCATGCATCGGGACTCTTACCATTCAGTGACGGAAACCAAGAAGCACCGGCGCGTCCTGGTCTGTAACTTTTGGCATGTCGGCAATAGCCTGGCCCTGGGCGACGCGGTGCAGGCCCTGTTCGCCCGGATGCAGTTCGGCGACCTTCCGGGGCTCCTGGATGCGGACCGCCGCGAGGCCGAGCAATCCCTCCCTGAGGATCTGACCTATCGGGCGCTGGTCGTCGCTACCGCCCTGCAACGCTGGGGCCTTCCGGAAGGGATCATCCGCGACGGCTACCAGGCGGCCATCGCTCCCCCTGCAGCGCCCGATACAGACCGCGCCGCCGGGGTTGCCATTGCCTTGGCCCAGTGGGCGGCACAACTCTATGTGGAGGACTTCGAGCTGGCGCAGTGGCAACGATTGAGCCTCGCCTTGGGGCCGTTACGCCCAACCGATAACTCGCCGCTTGCGGCCTTTGGCCGGGTCGCATTCCCTGATCTGTGGCCGCATCATGGCACAGATCAATAG
- a CDS encoding PHA/PHB synthase family protein, which translates to MAIPTDTSDTPRKSARRGTDEPREAQRIDSEFPDPQAALAGAPAPLEPAAPLLQTPYVQAPLAMAQVAWLTHPQELGERIARWYADLWRLQWYGWQRMIGLPNDDPVRPNPADERFADPAWSDTPGWDLIKEWYLTFSRNAKDMIRDTPGLSERDRRRAAFWCRQWLDAVAPTNYLWTNPVALRRAMETGGGSLAAGYRNFLADLEAGGLRMSDPADFTVGENLAATPGAVVLRNRLVEVIHYAPTRPRVHAEPVVIITPWINKFYVLDLTPKKSLIGFLLGQGLDVFITSWKNPGADLRDLRIDDYLLEGIQVAIDVARRMTGANQVHAVGYCIGGTALAMYLAWANRRFAPAAVPVADWTLFTTLVDFAQPGDIEVFIDEASVAYLCAQMQRTGYLDGREMAAAFRLLRSNGLIWHYVVHGWLYGEKPPPFDVLYWNMDTTRMPHVMHAWYLTQLYLHNRLIQPGALTVAGESLDLGAITQPLYAVAAEDDHIAPWEQAFRTVNLVPGDKRFVLSSAGHILGILNPPVAPSKRRYWADAAQCTDRPQVWKGQTPECVGSWWEDWMAWLKPRAGALVAARPVSTPAFPALAPAPGVYVREP; encoded by the coding sequence ATGGCCATACCCACCGACACCAGCGACACGCCCCGCAAGTCCGCCCGGCGGGGGACTGATGAACCGCGCGAAGCGCAGCGGATCGATAGCGAGTTTCCCGACCCCCAGGCCGCGCTCGCCGGGGCCCCGGCCCCGCTCGAGCCGGCGGCCCCCCTGCTGCAAACCCCCTACGTCCAGGCCCCGCTGGCCATGGCGCAGGTCGCCTGGCTGACGCATCCGCAGGAGCTGGGCGAGCGCATCGCCCGCTGGTACGCTGATCTGTGGCGCCTGCAATGGTATGGCTGGCAGCGCATGATTGGCCTGCCGAACGATGACCCAGTCAGGCCCAACCCCGCGGATGAGCGCTTCGCCGATCCCGCCTGGTCCGACACGCCGGGTTGGGACCTGATCAAGGAGTGGTACCTGACCTTCAGCCGCAACGCCAAGGACATGATCCGCGACACCCCGGGCCTGTCGGAGCGGGACCGCCGCCGGGCGGCCTTTTGGTGTCGGCAGTGGTTGGACGCGGTCGCACCCACCAATTACCTGTGGACCAATCCGGTGGCGCTACGCCGGGCCATGGAGACCGGCGGCGGCAGCCTCGCCGCGGGCTACCGGAACTTTCTCGCCGACCTTGAGGCCGGCGGCCTGCGCATGAGCGATCCGGCGGATTTCACCGTCGGCGAAAACCTCGCCGCCACCCCCGGTGCCGTGGTGTTGCGCAATCGCCTGGTGGAGGTCATCCACTATGCGCCGACCCGGCCCCGGGTCCACGCCGAGCCGGTGGTGATCATCACGCCCTGGATCAACAAGTTCTATGTGCTCGATCTGACACCGAAGAAGAGCCTGATCGGCTTCCTGCTCGGACAGGGCCTGGACGTCTTCATTACCAGTTGGAAGAACCCGGGGGCCGACCTGCGCGATCTGCGTATCGACGATTACCTGCTCGAAGGGATCCAGGTCGCCATCGACGTCGCGCGCCGGATGACCGGCGCGAATCAGGTCCACGCCGTCGGCTACTGTATCGGCGGTACGGCGCTCGCCATGTATCTGGCCTGGGCGAACCGGCGCTTTGCGCCCGCGGCGGTGCCGGTCGCCGACTGGACCCTCTTCACCACCCTGGTCGATTTTGCCCAGCCGGGTGACATTGAGGTCTTCATCGATGAGGCGAGCGTCGCCTACCTCTGCGCCCAGATGCAGCGCACCGGCTATCTCGACGGCCGGGAAATGGCCGCCGCCTTCCGCCTGCTGCGCTCCAACGGCCTGATCTGGCACTATGTCGTCCACGGCTGGCTCTACGGTGAAAAGCCGCCGCCATTCGACGTGCTGTATTGGAACATGGACACGACGCGCATGCCGCACGTCATGCACGCCTGGTATCTGACGCAACTGTATCTCCACAACCGGCTGATCCAACCCGGCGCCCTGACCGTGGCGGGCGAGTCACTGGACCTCGGCGCCATCACGCAACCACTGTACGCGGTCGCCGCCGAGGACGACCATATCGCACCCTGGGAGCAGGCCTTCCGCACGGTCAATCTGGTCCCGGGTGACAAGCGCTTCGTGCTCTCCAGCGCCGGGCATATCCTGGGCATCCTCAATCCCCCGGTCGCTCCGTCCAAGCGACGCTATTGGGCGGACGCGGCCCAGTGTACGGATCGCCCGCAGGTCTGGAAGGGGCAGACCCCGGAGTGTGTCGGCAGTTGGTGGGAGGACTGGATGGCCTGGCTCAAGCCGCGGGCCGGCGCCCTGGTGGCGGCCCGGCCGGTGTCCACCCCGGCGTTCCCCGCGCTGGCGCCGGCGCCCGGGGTCTATGTCCGCGAGCCCTGA
- a CDS encoding Uma2 family endonuclease: MSNRQPNPEHGPFRADQLRDGDRYELTNGHPIYCAPSGRDHAGPNATGAAVLDSDPDVQWTGVDAGYSPDPGTLRAPDVSVAGLTGVPGGDGGWIPEAPPLALEYAARGQDEADLRTKIADLLAHGTRLVWVVRLIGPRRVEVHAPGQPMQTRGVGELLQAPGILRNPVPVAALFDRTAAQDLILRNLLQRRGYADLDAIREEGREEGRDEGRNEGRDEGLTDAILTLLAARGLAVDDATRERLRSTRDPERLRAWLLAAAQADTLAGLFDA, encoded by the coding sequence ATGAGCAATCGACAACCGAACCCTGAACATGGCCCCTTCCGGGCCGATCAACTGCGCGACGGTGACCGTTACGAACTCACCAACGGCCACCCCATCTACTGCGCCCCGTCCGGGCGCGACCACGCGGGCCCGAACGCGACCGGTGCCGCCGTGCTCGACAGCGACCCGGACGTGCAGTGGACCGGGGTCGATGCCGGCTATTCGCCGGACCCGGGGACCCTGCGCGCACCCGATGTCTCGGTGGCTGGTCTCACGGGGGTGCCGGGCGGGGACGGCGGCTGGATCCCCGAGGCCCCACCGCTCGCCCTGGAATACGCCGCCCGCGGACAGGACGAGGCGGACCTGCGGACCAAGATCGCCGACCTGCTCGCCCACGGCACCCGCCTGGTGTGGGTGGTGCGCCTGATCGGTCCGCGCCGGGTCGAGGTCCATGCCCCGGGGCAGCCGATGCAGACCCGCGGGGTGGGGGAACTGCTCCAGGCCCCGGGCATCCTGCGCAATCCGGTCCCGGTCGCCGCCCTGTTCGACCGCACCGCCGCCCAGGATCTCATCCTGCGTAACCTCTTGCAGCGCCGCGGCTACGCGGACCTGGATGCCATCCGCGAGGAAGGCCGCGAGGAAGGACGTGACGAGGGACGTAACGAAGGACGCGACGAAGGCCTGACCGACGCGATCCTGACCCTGCTCGCCGCCCGCGGCCTGGCGGTCGACGACGCCACCCGCGAGCGCCTGCGCAGCACCCGCGACCCCGAGCGCCTGCGCGCCTGGCTGCTTGCCGCGGCCCAGGCCGACACCCTGGCCGGGCTGTTCGACGCCTGA
- a CDS encoding trypsin-like peptidase domain-containing protein codes for MGRAQRNPSRALKPAVLVALCLALTACAWQVPLRTSRAAAPPDGLSFLKPGTRYPTLAPLMRRVTPAVVNVAVDAVVRVEKNPLLKDPDFRRFMRHFGQEVPQEGDTERRQSVGSGVIVDAGRGYVLTNQHLLEGATAIEVTLKDRRNYRARLLGVDDDTDLAVLQIPGVAITPLPFGDSRALEVGDFVIAIGNPFGLGQTVTSGIVSAVSRSGVGDADLGELVQTDASINPGNSGGPLINLAGEVVGINTALIGPSGGNVGIGFAVPSNRARAALARVLKRSGGG; via the coding sequence ATGGGTAGAGCGCAGCGAAACCCATCGCGTGCGCTCAAGCCCGCCGTGTTGGTGGCCCTGTGCCTGGCCCTCACGGCCTGCGCCTGGCAGGTGCCGCTGCGCACGAGCCGTGCCGCCGCGCCCCCGGATGGACTGTCATTCCTGAAACCTGGTACCCGCTACCCGACGCTCGCCCCCCTGATGCGCCGCGTCACCCCCGCGGTGGTCAACGTGGCCGTCGATGCGGTGGTGCGGGTCGAGAAGAACCCGCTCCTGAAAGACCCGGACTTTCGCCGCTTCATGCGGCACTTCGGTCAGGAGGTACCCCAGGAGGGCGACACCGAGCGGCGCCAGAGCGTGGGCTCCGGGGTGATCGTGGACGCCGGGCGCGGCTATGTGCTGACCAACCAGCACCTGTTGGAGGGGGCTACGGCGATCGAGGTCACCCTCAAGGACCGGCGCAACTACCGCGCCCGCCTGCTCGGCGTGGACGACGACACCGATCTGGCCGTGCTCCAGATCCCCGGCGTCGCCATCACCCCGCTGCCCTTTGGCGACTCCCGGGCCCTGGAGGTCGGGGACTTCGTGATCGCCATCGGCAACCCCTTCGGCCTGGGCCAGACGGTGACCTCGGGCATCGTCAGCGCCGTCAGCCGCAGCGGGGTGGGCGACGCCGACTTAGGCGAGTTGGTACAGACCGACGCCTCCATCAACCCCGGCAATTCGGGGGGCCCCCTCATCAACCTGGCCGGTGAGGTGGTCGGCATCAACACCGCCCTGATCGGCCCCAGCGGCGGCAACGTCGGCATCGGCTTCGCGGTCCCGAGCAACCGCGCCCGCGCCGCGCTGGCGCGCGTCCTCAAGCGCAGCGGGGGCGGCTGA
- a CDS encoding D-alanyl-D-alanine carboxypeptidase/D-alanyl-D-alanine-endopeptidase, producing MSTTPSAHQSLNPPRRGRWVGGLLALLLLPLGGPALADAVSQVQGFAKAGLLVQEGGRAVVSHNPDMALAPASTMKVLTALAAISTWGRDYHFETEFYQDGQGTLWVKGRADPYLVSEELDRVAAGLKAAGVTRVAGIGLDDTYFDQDVEIAGRSATNNPYDAPVTALAANFNTVNLVKSGASVASAEPQTPLTDTARRFGQLGGAGTQRVNLKQRPTAVGYFGELLAAKLAANGIAVSGGQRLGAIPSGARLVYRHKNSRTLADMLVPTLKYSNNFVANSLFLRMADPQGKGRVSVAGAQRAMTEFARGKFHWTGFKIEDGAGLSRGNRLSARQLVEVMQAFAPNRDLMPTQEGNANIRAKTGTLTGVSAYAGYVRRGGAWEPFALLINQPVDAGLRRRVAAELVR from the coding sequence ATGAGCACAACCCCCAGCGCCCACCAGTCCCTCAATCCCCCGCGGCGCGGCCGTTGGGTGGGCGGCCTCCTCGCCCTGCTCCTGCTACCCCTGGGCGGGCCCGCCCTGGCCGATGCGGTGAGCCAGGTCCAGGGGTTCGCGAAGGCCGGGCTCCTGGTGCAGGAGGGCGGGCGGGCGGTGGTCTCGCACAACCCGGATATGGCGCTTGCGCCCGCCTCCACCATGAAGGTGTTGACCGCGCTAGCGGCGATTTCCACCTGGGGGCGCGATTACCACTTTGAAACGGAGTTCTACCAGGATGGCCAGGGCACCCTCTGGGTGAAGGGCCGCGCCGATCCGTACCTGGTCTCCGAGGAGCTTGACCGCGTCGCCGCGGGCCTCAAGGCGGCGGGGGTAACGCGCGTCGCCGGCATCGGGCTCGACGACACCTATTTCGACCAGGACGTGGAGATCGCCGGGCGCTCCGCCACGAACAATCCCTATGACGCCCCGGTCACGGCGCTCGCGGCCAACTTCAATACCGTGAACCTGGTCAAAAGCGGTGCGAGCGTGGCGAGCGCCGAGCCCCAGACCCCCCTGACCGACACGGCGCGGCGCTTCGGCCAACTGGGCGGGGCCGGCACCCAGCGGGTGAATCTGAAACAGCGCCCCACCGCGGTCGGTTACTTCGGCGAACTCCTCGCCGCCAAGCTCGCGGCCAACGGCATCGCGGTGAGCGGCGGCCAGCGGCTCGGTGCGATCCCCAGCGGGGCGCGGCTCGTCTATCGCCACAAAAACAGCCGCACGCTCGCGGACATGCTGGTACCGACCCTGAAATATTCCAACAACTTCGTCGCCAACTCACTGTTCCTGCGGATGGCTGACCCCCAGGGTAAGGGCCGGGTGAGTGTCGCCGGCGCGCAGCGGGCCATGACCGAGTTCGCCCGCGGCAAGTTTCACTGGACCGGCTTCAAGATCGAGGACGGCGCGGGCCTCTCGCGCGGCAACCGCCTTTCCGCCCGCCAACTGGTCGAGGTGATGCAGGCCTTCGCCCCCAACCGCGACCTGATGCCCACCCAGGAGGGCAACGCCAACATTCGCGCCAAGACCGGCACCCTCACCGGGGTGAGCGCCTATGCGGGCTATGTGCGCCGCGGCGGCGCCTGGGAGCCCTTCGCCCTGCTGATCAATCAGCCCGTGGACGCCGGTCTGCGGCGCCGGGTCGCCGCCGAGCTGGTCCGCTGA